In Fragaria vesca subsp. vesca linkage group LG5, FraVesHawaii_1.0, whole genome shotgun sequence, the genomic stretch AATAAGTCTGATGAAATTGATTGGGGATGTTGTTAATAGGTGCCACGGTTAGAGTGGAGTGCAAAGACAAGTCAGGTGTGTCACTCAGGTACAGCAAAGAAGGAACTACCGACTCAACTGGAACCTACAGGATTGTAGTTGATGAGGACCATGAGGACCAGATCTGTGATGCTATCCTTGTGAGCAGCCCTCAGAAGAGCTGTTCTGAAGCTACCCCAGGGCGTGACCGTGCCCGTGTCATCCTCACTGGCTACAATGGCATTGCATCAAACAACCGTTTTGCCAATGCTATGGGGTTCATGAGGACTGAGGCCCTGTCTGGTTGTGCCCAGGTTTTCAAGCAGATGCAGGAGTTGGATGCTTAGATGTGGTTTGAGTTCCTAGAGTATGTGACTAGTTTTAAACCTTTGTCGCCTATATCCTTGTAATGTTTGGTATTATTTGTTCGTTTGTTATCTCAACACCTAAATATTCTTGATTTAATTGCTAATGTACTCTTCGGGATATATATATATATATTGTATGATCTTGTTTGATGACTTTGATCCGGAAATAATAGGTCCTGTTAATTT encodes the following:
- the LOC101291527 gene encoding pollen allergen Phl p 11-like, which encodes MLLIGATVRVECKDKSGVSLRYSKEGTTDSTGTYRIVVDEDHEDQICDAILVSSPQKSCSEATPGRDRARVILTGYNGIASNNRFANAMGFMRTEALSGCAQVFKQMQELDA